Proteins co-encoded in one Methanothermobacter sp. genomic window:
- a CDS encoding histone deacetylase, which translates to MTIIYSPSYDLHNMEFHVENKKRTDAIMEILRILNLKIVEPKKASPDDILRVHSRAHLDYVKGFAERGGGYLDYDTYMTSESYNVALLAAGGAIMASKIVSEDGGWAYSVARPPGHHATRDRAMGFCIFNNMAIAIENLRKKGSDHFLIIDFDVHYGNGTADIFYDDPEVMYISIHQDPKTLYPGTGFIDEMGAGEGMGYTINIPMPPGSNTQDYIWILSRILEPVKDEFKPSMIFLEAGFDAHKDDPLANIRVDEEFYTWIGSQFKNERVVAVLEGGYDLEALANSNLKFVKSLMGLESPIEDEVRASNPVKDVFARIKDKFSEYFKI; encoded by the coding sequence ATGACAATCATCTATTCTCCATCCTATGACCTCCATAACATGGAGTTCCATGTGGAAAATAAAAAAAGAACAGATGCAATCATGGAAATACTCCGCATTCTAAATCTTAAAATAGTGGAACCCAAAAAGGCGAGTCCAGATGATATCCTAAGGGTTCATAGCCGAGCTCATCTTGATTATGTGAAAGGATTCGCAGAAAGAGGCGGAGGTTACCTCGATTATGACACTTATATGACAAGTGAAAGTTACAATGTCGCGCTTTTGGCCGCTGGGGGTGCTATCATGGCATCAAAGATCGTGTCAGAGGATGGTGGATGGGCTTATTCAGTTGCAAGGCCGCCTGGACATCATGCCACAAGGGATAGGGCTATGGGTTTTTGCATATTTAACAATATGGCAATAGCAATCGAAAATCTTAGAAAAAAAGGATCAGATCATTTCCTTATAATAGATTTTGATGTGCATTATGGTAATGGGACGGCTGACATATTTTATGATGACCCTGAGGTAATGTATATTTCCATACACCAAGATCCCAAGACATTATACCCTGGCACCGGGTTTATAGATGAGATGGGTGCTGGTGAAGGTATGGGTTACACTATAAATATTCCCATGCCACCAGGTTCAAATACCCAAGATTATATATGGATACTCTCAAGGATACTGGAGCCGGTGAAGGACGAGTTTAAGCCAAGTATGATCTTCCTAGAAGCTGGTTTCGACGCCCATAAAGATGACCCCCTAGCTAATATTAGGGTTGATGAAGAATTTTATACATGGATAGGATCACAATTTAAAAATGAAAGGGTTGTTGCAGTCCTTGAAGGAGGATACGACCTAGAAGCCCTTGCAAATTCAAATTTAAAATTTGTTAAATCATTAATGGGCCTTGAGAGTCCAATAGAAGATGAAGTAAGAGCTTCCAATCCTGTGAAGGATGTATTCGCAAGGATAAAAGATAAATTTTCAGAATACTTCAAAATATAG
- a CDS encoding Lrp/AsnC family transcriptional regulator, with protein MEDIVKIDDIDKEILHLLNKDGRMSYREISRKLGVSVGTVHNRVEKLMKNGVIKKFVPLIDHSKLGYKLTAIIGVRVKGGVLKNWEERTAYHKNVLAIYDVTGEFDAILIGKFRDTSELDKFIKGLLKENDVQRTYTQTVLNIVKEDMTSSQML; from the coding sequence ATGGAAGATATTGTTAAAATAGATGATATAGACAAAGAGATACTCCATCTCCTTAACAAGGATGGGCGGATGTCCTATAGGGAGATTTCAAGGAAACTTGGAGTATCAGTAGGCACGGTGCACAATAGGGTTGAAAAGCTCATGAAAAATGGGGTGATAAAAAAATTCGTCCCCCTGATAGACCATTCAAAACTTGGCTACAAACTAACGGCCATTATAGGTGTTAGAGTAAAAGGGGGGGTTCTGAAAAACTGGGAGGAAAGAACAGCATATCATAAGAATGTTTTAGCAATCTATGATGTTACAGGAGAATTCGACGCCATATTAATAGGGAAATTCAGAGACACCAGCGAACTCGACAAGTTTATAAAAGGCCTACTCAAGGAAAATGATGTTCAAAGAACATACACCCAGACCGTCTTAAATATTGTTAAGGAGGATATGACATCATCACAGATGCTATAA
- a CDS encoding DUF4013 domain-containing protein has product MNIYEIIGDAVKYPISNWRKLIILGILFLLVNSLPLVGRVLLAPQLVLIGVYLILMIIPLFFVIGYIFRVLKTTIAGFNELPEFDKPWEMFIDGLKVSIVVIIYMITPWLIMRIGLFIARSNLTISSITGLVGFIVAIIFLLLLTIAIAHMAANNQFRAAFMIREVLDIISRIGWGKYILWYIIVVIIIGIISFILNFIIMLGYIGLNIATGPLVAYIIANLLSAIFIRSYLSLFFSRALGLLYPK; this is encoded by the coding sequence GTGAATATCTATGAGATTATAGGCGACGCGGTCAAGTACCCCATATCGAATTGGAGAAAATTAATCATATTGGGTATATTATTTCTACTCGTAAACTCACTACCCCTAGTTGGGAGAGTTTTATTAGCACCCCAACTAGTCCTAATCGGAGTTTACTTGATTTTAATGATAATCCCACTATTCTTCGTTATTGGGTACATTTTCAGAGTTCTTAAAACTACAATAGCAGGTTTTAATGAGCTTCCAGAATTTGATAAGCCATGGGAGATGTTCATTGATGGACTTAAAGTTTCAATTGTGGTCATAATCTATATGATAACACCCTGGCTAATCATGCGTATCGGCCTTTTCATAGCCCGTTCAAACCTAACCATCAGCAGTATCACGGGATTGGTAGGTTTTATCGTGGCTATCATATTCTTGCTACTTCTCACAATAGCAATAGCCCACATGGCAGCTAATAACCAATTTAGGGCAGCTTTCATGATCCGAGAAGTATTAGATATCATATCAAGGATTGGATGGGGAAAATATATCCTCTGGTATATTATAGTTGTAATTATAATTGGGATAATCAGCTTCATATTAAATTTCATCATAATGCTAGGTTATATTGGCCTTAACATAGCTACTGGGCCCCTAGTCGCTTACATAATCGCAAACCTACTCTCTGCGATCTTCATAAGATCTTATCTTTCCCTATTCTTCTCTAGGGCGCTTGGATTACTATACCCCAAATAA
- a CDS encoding DUF4013 domain-containing protein, with protein sequence MDIGEIIGDAVKYPASDWKKLIILGVFFLLSFLLIPIFFALGYVFRALKATIAGFDELPEFDEWGEMFIDGLKVFVVTLAYMIIPLIIMGVGVFTGLSSAGVFTIYGNVMVTAPTLLQAGLGLIIIGIIVAIIFGLLWTIAIAHMAYNDSELRAAFQFREILDVISEIGWTEYILWYIVVIIVAIVILFIGSLVGMIPVLGQILVPLFVTPYLTLFYFRALGLRYAYE encoded by the coding sequence GTGGATATTGGCGAAATTATAGGTGACGCCGTCAAGTACCCGGCATCAGATTGGAAGAAACTCATAATATTAGGAGTGTTCTTCCTATTAAGTTTCCTACTAATACCCATATTCTTTGCCCTTGGGTATGTTTTCCGGGCCCTTAAAGCCACAATAGCCGGGTTTGATGAGCTTCCAGAATTCGATGAATGGGGTGAAATGTTCATTGATGGTCTTAAAGTATTCGTTGTCACTTTAGCCTATATGATAATACCACTGATAATTATGGGTGTTGGTGTTTTCACAGGCTTATCAAGCGCTGGTGTTTTCACAATCTATGGGAATGTTATGGTCACAGCTCCAACACTATTACAGGCTGGTTTAGGGCTCATTATAATAGGGATCATCGTAGCCATCATATTTGGACTATTATGGACAATCGCAATAGCCCATATGGCATATAATGACAGTGAACTTAGAGCGGCATTCCAATTCAGAGAAATACTAGATGTCATATCAGAAATCGGATGGACAGAATATATCCTGTGGTACATAGTAGTTATAATCGTGGCCATAGTGATACTCTTCATTGGGTCTTTAGTTGGCATGATTCCAGTTCTCGGCCAAATATTAGTACCGTTATTCGTGACACCTTATCTCACTCTCTTTTATTTCAGGGCACTTGGACTCAGGTACGCATATGAATAA